Proteins encoded within one genomic window of Candidatus Binatota bacterium:
- the purL gene encoding phosphoribosylformylglycinamidine synthase subunit PurL yields the protein MIHGSDRTIDEALATEHGLSAEEYAAILQHLGRTPTIEELGVFSVMWSEHCSYKSSRVHLKRFPVTGPAVLQGPGENAGAVDIGGGMAAIFKIESHNHPSYVEPYQGAATGVGGILRDIFTMGARPVANMNALFFGEPEDERTPYLLSGVVSGVGDYGNSVGVPTVGGQVNFDAAYNGNILVNAFSLGIAKADNIFSAVASGEGNPVLYVGSRTGRDGVHGASLLASSEFKEESEQMKPTVQVGDPFAENLLIEACLEVLEGDDVVAIQDMGAAGLTSSSAEMAGRGGVGISLDLDKVPLRDSSVSAYEILLSESQERMLLVVKQGRQGAVAELFARWDLECVEVGVVTGDGRLRASWRGEEILSIPVGALTDDAPAYKRPIKEPAARSISSGGVPGDGELTDPASALLEMLACPELCSRRWVFEQYDSWVGANTVLHPGGDAAVIRVAETGAGLAMTVDCNPNYVASDPYRGAQHAIAEAVRNISVTGATPLAVSDCLNFGSPEKPEVMWQFSEAVDGMAAACRHFGTPVISGNVSFYNDTRGESIPPTPVVAMVGLMADSATAVGCAVGGPGRRIYLLGAGVAELEGSVFERLYGKNPVGGVPALDLDAEKKCSALCVDLVQQGLVTAAHDLSEGGLAVALAEMAVQEGSCGIVARVPDHGRLDNSMFGESATRILVVVEAGDTDAVEAAAAASGVSCLLLGETGGDRFRLQRDGDTTHPLLDLELAQLRAAREHTLPAIAAGLKDFEAA from the coding sequence ATGATTCACGGCAGCGACAGGACGATAGATGAAGCCCTGGCTACGGAGCACGGCCTCAGTGCTGAAGAATACGCGGCCATTCTCCAGCATCTCGGGCGCACGCCAACAATAGAAGAACTGGGCGTGTTTTCGGTGATGTGGTCGGAGCACTGCAGCTACAAGAGCTCGCGGGTGCATCTCAAAAGATTCCCGGTCACTGGACCGGCGGTGCTGCAGGGTCCGGGCGAGAACGCTGGAGCCGTGGATATCGGTGGTGGAATGGCCGCGATATTCAAGATCGAGAGTCACAACCACCCCTCTTACGTCGAGCCGTACCAGGGGGCGGCTACTGGTGTGGGCGGAATACTGCGGGATATTTTCACCATGGGCGCGAGACCTGTGGCTAACATGAACGCCCTGTTTTTCGGTGAGCCCGAAGACGAACGCACCCCGTACCTGCTCTCTGGGGTCGTTTCCGGGGTAGGCGACTACGGCAACAGCGTTGGTGTGCCAACCGTAGGTGGCCAGGTTAACTTTGACGCCGCTTATAACGGCAACATACTTGTCAACGCTTTTTCGCTCGGTATTGCCAAGGCCGACAACATCTTCAGCGCGGTGGCGAGTGGCGAAGGAAACCCGGTGCTCTACGTTGGCTCGCGCACTGGTCGTGACGGCGTTCACGGCGCCAGCCTGCTTGCGTCCTCCGAGTTCAAAGAAGAATCAGAACAGATGAAACCAACCGTGCAGGTCGGCGACCCCTTCGCGGAGAACCTCCTGATCGAGGCCTGCCTCGAAGTTCTCGAGGGCGACGATGTCGTGGCCATACAAGACATGGGCGCCGCTGGTTTGACTAGTAGTTCGGCGGAGATGGCAGGGCGGGGCGGCGTGGGCATCTCTCTAGACCTCGACAAGGTCCCTCTACGGGATTCTTCGGTGAGTGCTTACGAGATCCTGCTGTCGGAATCCCAGGAACGAATGCTGTTGGTGGTCAAGCAGGGGCGGCAGGGAGCTGTCGCCGAGCTTTTTGCTCGCTGGGACCTGGAGTGCGTCGAAGTAGGAGTGGTCACCGGTGACGGAAGGTTGCGCGCGAGCTGGCGTGGCGAGGAGATACTGTCTATCCCCGTCGGCGCGCTCACTGACGACGCTCCCGCTTACAAGCGGCCGATCAAAGAACCAGCCGCCAGGTCGATCAGTAGTGGTGGTGTACCCGGTGATGGGGAACTCACCGACCCTGCTTCCGCGTTGCTGGAGATGTTGGCTTGCCCGGAACTTTGCAGTCGACGTTGGGTTTTTGAGCAATACGACTCCTGGGTAGGTGCGAACACCGTTCTGCACCCGGGTGGCGACGCCGCCGTAATACGGGTAGCCGAAACCGGTGCTGGGTTGGCCATGACAGTGGACTGCAATCCGAACTACGTGGCCAGCGATCCTTACCGGGGTGCCCAACACGCGATAGCCGAGGCGGTGCGAAATATATCTGTAACCGGCGCGACACCGCTAGCGGTTAGCGATTGCCTGAATTTTGGGAGCCCCGAAAAACCCGAGGTGATGTGGCAGTTCAGCGAGGCGGTAGACGGGATGGCCGCAGCTTGCCGACACTTCGGCACGCCGGTTATCTCGGGCAACGTGAGCTTTTATAATGACACCCGGGGCGAATCGATCCCCCCGACGCCGGTGGTCGCCATGGTCGGCCTGATGGCCGATTCAGCTACGGCGGTGGGCTGTGCGGTCGGCGGCCCAGGCCGCAGGATCTATCTCCTCGGTGCCGGTGTGGCTGAACTTGAAGGCAGTGTTTTTGAGCGCCTTTACGGCAAGAACCCAGTAGGTGGGGTGCCCGCTCTCGACCTCGATGCCGAAAAAAAATGCTCGGCCTTGTGCGTGGACCTCGTGCAGCAGGGGCTCGTCACCGCCGCCCACGATCTATCCGAGGGGGGCCTGGCGGTTGCCCTTGCCGAGATGGCGGTGCAGGAGGGCTCATGTGGCATTGTCGCCCGGGTGCCCGATCATGGCCGCTTGGATAATTCCATGTTCGGCGAGAGCGCTACGCGAATACTGGTTGTCGTTGAAGCTGGGGACACAGACGCTGTAGAAGCTGCGGCAGCGGCCAGCGGGGTGTCCTGTCTATTGCTCGGCGAAACCGGCGGCGACCGTTTTCGGCTGCAACGCGATGGAGACACGACTCACCCGCTGCTGGATCTCGAACTGGCCCAGCTACGGGCTGCCCGCGAGCACACTCTGCCGGCCATCGCAGCAGGTCTTAAGGATTTTGAAGCGGCATGA
- the nadB gene encoding L-aspartate oxidase, producing MKQTSYDYLVIGSGLAGLSFAIKTADAGRVALVTKRSLLDSNTAMAQGGVSAVWGSDDSLESHAADTISAGAGLCSEDIVRDVVAEGPARIAELLESGVRFSTVAGNSGELDLGLEGGHEHRRVLHAADQTGAELVRALVAKVRNHASIDVFEGHHAVDLLVDEKFGLSKGAASCWGAYVLDADSGEVRTIVASHTVLASGGTGKVYLYTSNPDVASGDGLAMARRAGCRVANLEFMQFHPTCLYHPSAKSFLVTEALRGEGARLCTPSGNYFLEAYDHRAELAPRDIVARAIDHQMKKEGLEYVHLDLTGFTDDFMSARFPRILEKCRSLGINVPSERVPVVPAAHYLCGGVVTDSVGATNLDRLYAIGEVAMTGLHGANRLASNSLLEALVFAHRAAEHARKRTSEDDVAPPVFPSWVTGDASDEGESVVIKHNWDEIRQLMWNYVGIERSDRRLERAAKRISMLRDEIQQYYWDFRITGDLLELRNLALVADLLVQCARGRRESRGLHYNVDCPDLDDITWRRPTVI from the coding sequence GTGAAACAGACAAGCTACGACTATCTCGTGATCGGCAGCGGACTCGCCGGGCTGAGTTTTGCGATCAAAACTGCAGATGCGGGCAGGGTTGCGCTGGTGACCAAGCGCTCCCTGCTGGACTCAAACACGGCCATGGCCCAGGGCGGTGTCTCGGCGGTATGGGGCAGCGACGATTCGCTGGAAAGCCATGCCGCGGACACCATTTCTGCGGGAGCGGGCTTGTGCTCCGAGGATATAGTGCGCGACGTCGTGGCGGAGGGGCCAGCGAGGATCGCAGAATTGCTGGAGTCGGGAGTACGGTTTTCAACGGTGGCGGGCAATTCTGGCGAGCTTGATCTTGGGCTCGAGGGTGGCCACGAGCATCGCCGTGTGTTGCACGCTGCCGACCAGACGGGCGCCGAGCTTGTACGCGCCTTGGTGGCAAAGGTACGTAATCACGCTTCAATCGATGTCTTCGAAGGTCATCATGCCGTCGATCTGCTGGTAGATGAAAAATTCGGCCTCTCCAAGGGTGCAGCCTCCTGCTGGGGAGCCTACGTTCTTGATGCCGACAGCGGTGAAGTACGAACGATAGTCGCCAGCCACACCGTCCTTGCAAGCGGCGGAACCGGCAAGGTCTACCTGTATACATCCAACCCCGACGTGGCCAGCGGAGACGGCCTCGCTATGGCCCGGCGCGCCGGCTGTCGCGTAGCGAACCTGGAGTTTATGCAGTTTCATCCTACCTGCCTGTACCACCCCAGCGCCAAGTCTTTTCTCGTAACCGAAGCCTTGCGCGGCGAAGGAGCAAGACTGTGTACACCGTCAGGAAATTATTTCCTCGAGGCCTACGATCACCGCGCCGAACTGGCTCCGCGAGACATAGTTGCGAGGGCTATTGACCACCAGATGAAGAAAGAAGGCCTGGAATACGTGCACCTTGACCTCACGGGCTTCACCGACGATTTCATGAGCGCGCGTTTTCCGCGAATTCTCGAAAAATGTCGTTCTCTCGGAATAAACGTACCCTCCGAGCGAGTGCCCGTGGTTCCTGCCGCCCACTATCTCTGTGGAGGCGTGGTGACTGACTCGGTGGGTGCGACCAATCTCGACCGACTATACGCGATCGGCGAGGTCGCCATGACGGGTCTGCACGGAGCAAACCGGCTCGCCTCTAACTCCCTTCTCGAAGCACTCGTGTTTGCCCACCGTGCGGCTGAACACGCCAGGAAAAGGACGAGCGAAGACGACGTCGCACCACCCGTGTTTCCGAGCTGGGTGACCGGTGACGCCAGTGACGAAGGCGAATCGGTGGTCATCAAGCACAACTGGGACGAAATTCGTCAGCTCATGTGGAACTACGTGGGCATCGAGCGCAGTGACAGGAGGCTCGAGCGAGCAGCCAAGCGTATCAGCATGCTGCGCGACGAGATCCAACAGTACTATTGGGATTTCAGGATAACGGGCGACCTGCTTGAGCTGCGCAATCTAGCGCTGGTAGCCGACCTGCTGGTTCAATGTGCCAGGGGAAGGAGGGAAAGCCGCGGCCTCCATTATAATGTTGACTGTCCTGACCTGGACGACATTACCTGGCGCCGGCCGACCGTAATTTAA
- the pgsA gene encoding CDP-diacylglycerol--glycerol-3-phosphate 3-phosphatidyltransferase, which translates to MTGNWRQRSDSGGWVPHAQLPNVLSVARICAVPLLVWLLDRPSQGYALTAFFLFFIASMTDILDGYLARKYNLESPLGKLLDPLADKLLVVSALLMLALINREPGIPGWFMVIVVGREIAVTGLRSIAASEGLVLAAEASGKMKMILQTVGIHALILHYTYFGVNFYLLGMVMLSIGTVVGLWSAAAYHLSVFRQLGGRRRPG; encoded by the coding sequence ATGACTGGTAATTGGCGTCAGAGATCGGACAGCGGAGGGTGGGTTCCCCACGCTCAATTACCAAACGTGCTGAGCGTGGCGCGTATCTGCGCGGTTCCCTTGTTGGTATGGTTGCTGGACCGCCCGTCCCAGGGCTACGCGCTCACGGCCTTTTTCCTTTTTTTCATCGCGTCCATGACCGACATTCTCGACGGCTACCTCGCCCGTAAGTACAATCTCGAAAGCCCGCTCGGCAAACTGCTTGACCCCCTCGCTGATAAGTTACTGGTGGTCTCCGCTCTTTTGATGTTGGCCTTGATCAACCGGGAACCGGGAATACCCGGCTGGTTCATGGTCATCGTAGTTGGCCGGGAAATCGCAGTGACCGGGCTAAGAAGTATCGCCGCCAGCGAGGGCCTGGTGCTCGCAGCCGAAGCCAGCGGCAAAATGAAAATGATCCTGCAGACGGTAGGCATCCACGCCCTCATACTCCACTACACTTACTTCGGGGTTAATTTTTACCTCCTGGGCATGGTGATGTTGTCCATAGGCACGGTTGTCGGCCTGTGGTCGGCTGCTGCGTATCACTTGTCAGTATTTCGTCAGCTTGGTGGCCGACGACGCCCGGGGTAG
- a CDS encoding amidophosphoribosyltransferase, producing METRLTRCWISNWPSYGLPASTLCRPSQQVLRILKRHDNEQNRGGGRVIYDSREDRFNEECGVVGVYGRPEAANLAYLGLYSLQHRGQEGAGIASSDGSSLVQHRGLGLVADVFDEDVIRALGGDMAIGHNRYSTSGQTLLRNTQPFVVEYALGPLAVAHNGNFVNTELLRANLEAHGSIFQSTVDTEVLIHLIASYNRSTLLERTIDALRVVEGAYSVLFMSDREMIAARDPNGFRPMVIGRFEGGGYVVASETCALDLMEAEYVREVEPGELIHFRDGSMKSIHPFEKRERHACIFEHIYFARPDSMVFGTHVYGNRKEFGRQLAREAPVEADIVIPVPDSGVPAALGYAEESGIPFEMGLIRNHYVGRTFIEPQDSIRHFGVKVKLNPQREILAGKRVVIVDDSIVRGTTSRKIIRTIRAAGAREVHFRVSSPPTTGPCYYGVDTPTHGELVANNHSLEEIRQYILADSLAYLSEAGMYSFLGGKDPGFCDACFTGRYPLGAAETAAGGQMHLFQSGDKKRGPRLRVVKE from the coding sequence ATGGAGACACGACTCACCCGCTGCTGGATCTCGAACTGGCCCAGCTACGGGCTGCCCGCGAGCACACTCTGCCGGCCATCGCAGCAGGTCTTAAGGATTTTGAAGCGGCATGATAACGAACAAAACAGAGGCGGTGGGCGAGTGATTTACGACAGTCGTGAAGATCGTTTCAACGAAGAGTGCGGGGTCGTAGGGGTATACGGCCGTCCGGAAGCCGCGAATCTCGCGTACCTGGGCCTGTATTCACTGCAGCACAGGGGGCAGGAAGGCGCTGGCATTGCCTCGAGCGACGGGAGCTCGCTGGTGCAGCACAGGGGACTTGGCCTGGTAGCCGATGTGTTTGACGAGGACGTCATACGGGCACTGGGCGGTGATATGGCCATTGGTCACAACCGTTATTCGACCAGCGGACAGACGCTGCTGCGTAATACCCAGCCCTTCGTAGTGGAATACGCCCTTGGTCCCCTGGCTGTTGCCCACAACGGCAATTTCGTCAACACCGAGCTGCTCAGGGCCAATCTCGAGGCCCACGGGTCTATTTTTCAATCCACGGTGGATACCGAGGTCCTCATACACCTCATCGCCAGCTACAATCGTTCTACGCTGCTCGAGCGCACTATAGACGCGCTGCGGGTCGTTGAGGGGGCGTACTCGGTCTTGTTTATGTCTGACCGGGAAATGATCGCCGCCAGGGATCCCAACGGCTTCAGGCCCATGGTCATCGGCCGTTTCGAAGGTGGGGGCTACGTAGTGGCGTCGGAAACTTGTGCCCTGGATCTCATGGAAGCCGAGTACGTGAGAGAGGTGGAGCCTGGAGAGCTGATTCACTTCAGGGATGGCAGCATGAAGAGCATACATCCCTTCGAAAAACGTGAGCGCCACGCCTGTATTTTTGAACATATTTACTTTGCCCGCCCTGACAGCATGGTTTTTGGTACCCACGTCTACGGCAACCGCAAGGAGTTCGGAAGGCAACTGGCGCGCGAAGCACCAGTGGAAGCGGACATCGTGATACCAGTACCCGACTCGGGTGTACCGGCAGCCCTGGGTTACGCCGAGGAATCAGGCATTCCCTTCGAGATGGGCCTCATCCGCAACCACTACGTGGGCAGGACCTTCATCGAACCGCAGGATTCGATCCGCCACTTCGGTGTAAAGGTCAAGCTCAATCCTCAGCGCGAAATCCTGGCGGGAAAGCGGGTTGTCATCGTCGACGATTCGATAGTGCGTGGCACCACGAGTCGCAAGATAATCCGTACTATACGCGCCGCAGGTGCGCGCGAGGTGCATTTCAGGGTGAGTTCTCCGCCGACCACCGGGCCCTGCTATTACGGGGTGGACACACCTACTCACGGTGAGCTCGTGGCCAATAATCATAGCCTGGAAGAAATCCGCCAATACATCCTCGCCGACTCGCTGGCCTACCTGAGCGAGGCCGGCATGTACTCCTTTCTTGGCGGCAAGGATCCCGGTTTCTGTGACGCGTGTTTTACTGGTCGCTATCCGCTGGGCGCGGCCGAGACCGCGGCCGGGGGGCAGATGCACTTGTTCCAGTCCGGCGATAAGAAACGCGGGCCACGCCTGCGTGTCGTGAAAGAGTAA